The following proteins are co-located in the Cryptococcus neoformans var. grubii H99 chromosome 1, complete sequence genome:
- a CDS encoding vacuolar protein, with translation MPARDPNASPHVPSTFPNRPVSPNNSQHPNALSPNASGFSIRTVQSNNGVLSLPSPDHQQSHGYFTQALRRVSGTGGQNLPRMEASASVGQDVPDERNGWDDTSFHTQAGSTTSQAIRDSTARLASVSFSTRPRAFSSTSQGDSSYSHSALSSRHASVNHGPTHSVATSVTEHRPIYPSHLNPAISKPGPTPVLEDDEREEVSPSKGLQTLPASPFTGAKSGLSMMLERDKEERRVMGLTEAASPRSKRSASSIGKPASDEEESGERTPMPRRSSLVDDILEVSTTEGNARIPHAGSSSSLRRFLANEVNEEELGQAPDERSLLLGDGRECKKRSWAGEALSNIEGWKNNLLKVTAKDVAEGIILEPIRTLPSVILGLLLNVLDGVSYGMILFPATPIFVDFGSLGVSMFFVSCIVSQLVFSLGGSIFPGGNGSMMIEAVPFFHILINTFGQVCGDDDKAIIATTMVAFAFSSILTGLVFFALGAFKLGGLIGYFPRHILVGCIGGVGVFLIETGLEVSRGLKEEGFEYNLATLKLFFESGHAIALWTIPLALAILLRVITHFWHHQLIFPAYFFIIPIIFYIVIAIGRWDLQHLRKMGWVFDVGTNTQAWWKFYTLFDFRKTNWEAFWAAMPTQLALVFFGILHVPLNVPALGVSLSEDNVKLDRELVAHGASNMLAGLTGTVPNYLTYVNTVLFYRVGGGSRLSGLMLAVGTAAIMMIGPAVIASLPVMVVGALIFVLGIDLLMEAVWDTRHRVNKMEYITIWAIAIGMTIFDFVIGLLFGIILACIFFVVQSSRRRAIRAVFNGATARSTVRRPKWQRSFIQQVGSQTYVMKLQGFLFFGTITTVEGEIRKLLDLAKWQHNPIRFLIIDFTLVHGLDFSSAEAFVRVQRLLAAKDVHLILCGAKPEGLVGTALQGVGLWADREGTRVEVFESLNDALEWTENVYLTAFLENQQLMDCEITTEVMDFPKIAKPPFSLSESFQNSPRRSHLIKAAGDTLFQTSYASKDDDEPSTPPPEEPLAQPIPVLLQTFGAYSASSVSSISTSFCKSLAPYFTKSFIMSGDTLWMQGDPADGMYIIEVGCLRATYAYNDTTNLVQETMVAGTMAGDLSALSETTRNCSVVAERESVLWKLSKEGLDKMVKEQPEVAQAFIKMVLKAVVEEQDVLSSHLIAVLS, from the exons ATGCCTGCCAGGGATCCAAACGCCTCTCCCCATGTCCCATCGACCTTCCCCAACCGTCCCGTCTCTCCCAACAACTCCCAGCATCCCAATGCGCTCTCTCCGAACGCCTCAGGCTTCTCAATTCGCACTGTGCAGTCAAATAATGGTGTTTTGAGTTTGCCAAGTCCAGACCATCAGCAGTCGCACGGATATTTCACCCAGGCTTTACGGAGAGTTAGCGGGACAGGAGGACAGAATTTGCCTCGAATGGAAGCATCAGCAAGTGTTGGACAAGATGTACCAGATGAGAGGAATGGTTGGGACGA TACCTCGTTCCACACGCAAGCTGGTTCAACGACTTCCCAAGCCATCCGAGACTCCACAGCCCGTTTGGCGTCTGTGTCGTTCTCTACTAGACCTCGTGCATTCTCATCAACTTCCCAGGGCGACAGCTCGTACTCCCATTCAGCCCTCTCCTCAAGGCATGCCTCTGTAAACCACGGGCCCACTCATTCGGTTGCGACCTCTGTTACTGAACATCGTCCTATATACCCTAGTCACCTTAACCCCGCTATCTCTAAGCCAGGTCCGACCCCTGTCTTGGAAGACGACGAGCGGGAAGAGGTTTCTCCTTCCAAAGGCCTTCAAACCTTACCTGCATCACCCTTCACCGGTGCCAAATCAGGCCTGAGTATGATGCTGGAGCGAGATAAGGAGGAGCGGCGCGTGATGGGATTGACGGAGGCTGCTTCTCCTCGTAGTAAGCGTTCGGCTAGCTCAATTGGTAAGCCAGCaagtgatgaggaggaatcAGGCGAGAGGACTCCTATGCCACGTAGAAGCTCGCTGGTGGACGACATTCTTGAAGTATCGACTACCGAGGGTAATGCGAGGATCCCTCATGCCGgctcttccagctctctTCGCCGTTTTCTCGCCAATGAAgtaaatgaagaagaactcGGGCAGGCGCCAGACGAGAGATCGCTTCTATTGGGTGATGGTCGTGAATGCAAAAAGCGTTCTTGGGCCGGCGAGGCGTTATCCAATATTGAGGGCTGGAAGAACAATCTATTAAAGGTGACCGCCAAAGATGTTGCTGAAGGGATTATTTTGGAGCCTATTAGGACATTGCCTTCGGTCATCTTGGGATTGTTGCTCAACGTGCTAGATGGTGTCAGTTACGGCAtgatcctcttccctgCTACCCCAATCTTTGTCGATTTCGGCTCTCTTGGTGTATCCATGTTCTTCGTGTCGTGTATCGTCTCTCAGCTTGTGTTTTCTCTTGGTGGAAGCATCTTCCCCGGTGGTAACGGTTCGATGATGATTGAAGCtgtccccttcttccatatcTTGATTAATACTTTTGGACAGGTATGTGGTGACGACGATAAGGCTATCATCGCAACGACAATGGTTGCATTCGCATTTAGCTCTATCTTGACTG GCTTGGTATTCTTCGCACTTGGTGCATTTAAACTCGGTGGTTTGATCGGATATTTCCCTCGTCATATTCTAGTAGG ATGCATCGGTGGTGTTGGTGTCTTTCTTATCGAAACCGGCCTTGAAGTCTCCCGCGGtctcaaagaagaaggcttcGAATACAACCTTGCCACACTCAAGCTTTTCTTCGAATCCGGCCATGCGATCGCATTATGGACCATCCCCCTCGCTCTGGCTATCCTCCTCCGAGTCATTACCCATTTTTGGCACCACCAACTCATTTTCCCAGCCtatttcttcatcatcccaaTCATATTCTATATTGTCATAGCCATTGGAAGATGGGATTTGCAGCacttgaggaagatgggttGGGTTTTTGATGTAGGGACGAATACGCAAGCTTGGTGGAAGTTTTACACCCTTTTT GACTTTCGCAAGACGAATTGGGAAGCTTTCTGGGCAGCTATGCCTACGCAGCTCGCTTTGGTCTTTTTTGGCATTCTACATGTTCCGCTTAAT GTTCCAGCCCTCGGTGTATCGCTCAGTGAAGACAACGTCAAGCTCGATCGTGAACTAGTTGCTCACGGTGCTTCCAATATGCTGGCTGGATTGACCGGAACAGTACCAAATTATCTGACCTATGTCAACACAGTACTCT TCTACCGTGTGGGAGGCGGCTCCAGATTGTCAGGTCTAATGCTGGCTGTGGGAACCGCCGCCATCATGATGATTGGGCCTGCTGTCATTGCCTCTCTTC CTGTCATGGTCGTCGGTGCTCTGATCTTCGTTCTTGGTATCGACCTCCTTATGGAGGCTGTCTGGGATACAAGGCACCGAGTCAACAAGATGGAGTATATTACTATTTGGGCCATCGCCATTGGCATGACTAT CTTCGACTTTGTCATTGGACTCCTATTCGGCATCATTTTGGCCTGTATCTTCTTTGTTGTGCAAAGTTCAAGGCGTCGAGCTATTCGGGCAGTTTTCAACGGTGCAACTGCGAGATCAACTGTCAGAAGACCCAAGTGGCAGAGAAGTTTCATCCAGCAGGTCGGTTCTCAAACATATGTGATGAAGCTCCAGGGTTTCC TGTTCTTTGGCACTATCACCACTGTCGAGGGCGAGATTCGAAAACTCCTCGACCTCGCTAAGTGGCAGCACAATCCGATTCGTTTTCTCATCATTGATTTTACTCTCGTCCACGGTCTGGACTTTTCTTCGGCTGAAGCATTCGTCAGGGTACAACGCCTTCTTGCTGCCAAGGATGTTCACTTGATTCTGTGTGGCGCAAAACCCGAGGGACTCGTTGGGACTGCATTGCAAGGCGTTGGCTTATGGGCAGATCGAGAAGGCACGAGGGTTGAAGTGTTTGAATCACTGAATGATGCACTGGAATGGACGGAGAACGTGTATCT TACTGCTTTTTTGGAAAACCAACAATTAATGGACTGTGAAATCACCACAGAAGTCATGGACTTCCCGAAAATTGCCAAACCGCCTTTCTCATTGTCAGAGTCTTTCCAAAACAGTCCGCGGAGGAGCCATTTGATTAAAGCAGCAGGAGATACCTTATTCCAAA CTTCTTACGCTTccaaagatgatgacgagcCTTCGACTCCACCACCCGAAGAACCTTTGGCCCAGCCAATTCCAGTCCTTTTACAAACTTTTGGTGCCTACTCAGCCTCTTCGgtttcctccatttccactTCGTTCTGCAAATCACTCGCTCCTTATTTCACCAAGTCTTTCATCATGTCAGGTGACACCCTTTGGATGCAAGGCGATCCTGCCGACGGGATGTACATCATTGAAGTTGGATGCTTGCGCGCCACCTACGCCTATAATGATACAACAAACTTAGTACAAGAGACAATGGTGGCAGGTACAATGGCTGGTGATTTGAGCGCGTTGAGTGAGACCACGCGAAACTGTAGCGTTGTGGCCGAAAGAGAATCAGTTTTGTGGAAGTTGAGCAAGGAGGGACTGGATAAGATGGTTAAAGAACAGCCCGAGGTTGCTCAGGCTTTTATCAAGATGGTCCTCAAAG cggtggtggaagagcaGGACGTCTTGTCATCTCATCTTATTGCTGTCCTATCATAG